A genome region from Natronobeatus ordinarius includes the following:
- a CDS encoding DUF1405 domain-containing protein: MTAQTGLPDRDPLPRYLAPVPRRIEDLGLRLAWLIVAINLAGTAFGFWYYRHQFAATPTVMWPFVPDSPVATLLIALAIASWKLGYEQPWLTALAFFGNIILGLWTPFTLLAFYEQYAYLHPAMYQFLFWSHLAMVVQAFVLHRITDFPVWAVAVALAWYGVDLVVDYFIPIVGEPHHTAIPIPRDTPMYLGADALGVIAAGETSFTLLALFLALATRVKKCERAGVGTGPGSEPRVDGSGP; this comes from the coding sequence ATGACGGCCCAGACCGGGTTGCCCGACCGTGATCCGTTGCCCAGGTACCTCGCGCCGGTCCCCCGACGAATCGAGGACCTCGGCCTCCGCCTCGCCTGGCTGATCGTCGCGATCAATCTCGCGGGGACGGCCTTCGGCTTCTGGTACTACCGCCACCAGTTCGCCGCGACGCCGACGGTGATGTGGCCGTTCGTCCCCGACAGCCCCGTCGCGACGCTGCTGATCGCCCTCGCCATCGCCAGCTGGAAACTCGGCTACGAACAGCCCTGGCTCACCGCCCTCGCCTTCTTCGGGAATATCATCCTCGGGCTGTGGACGCCGTTTACCCTCCTCGCATTCTACGAACAGTACGCCTACCTGCATCCGGCGATGTACCAGTTCCTCTTCTGGAGCCACCTCGCGATGGTCGTCCAGGCGTTTGTGCTCCACCGCATCACCGACTTCCCCGTCTGGGCCGTCGCCGTCGCCCTCGCGTGGTACGGCGTGGACCTGGTCGTCGACTACTTCATTCCCATCGTGGGTGAGCCCCACCACACGGCGATCCCGATCCCCCGCGACACGCCGATGTACCTCGGCGCCGACGCGCTGGGCGTCATCGCCGCCGGCGAGACGTCGTTCACGCTGCTCGCCCTCTTCCTCGCGCTCGCGACGCGCGTGAAGAAGTGCGAACGCGCCGGCGTCGGAACGGGGCCCGGGTCGGAACCGCGAGTCGACGGCTCCGGTCCCTGA
- a CDS encoding valine--tRNA ligase codes for MSTDAEQKEESGLEGSYDPEEIEPKWQGRWVDEAVYAYEGEPGQDPNTTYAIDTPPPTVSGSLHMGHLYGHTLQDFAARFQRMANGDVLFPFGYDDNGIASERLTEKELDIRHQDYERREFQQRCREVCQEYEAEFTEKMQSLGCSIDWNSTYKTIEPRVQRISQLSFIDLYEKGREYRKKAPAIWCPECETAISQVEMEDLEKGSHFNDIAFEVVGETPPREEFVISTTRPELLPACVSVFVHPDDEDNQDLVGETARIPIFGHEVPIIEDERVDMEKGTGVVMCCTFGDQNDIEWYQAHDLPLRVAIDETATMTDLAGDYEGLSTEEAREAIVEDLDEEGSLRDRRDINHVVQVHERCDTPVEFRVSKQWYVEVLDHKDEYLEAGREMDWYPEKMFTRYQHWIEGLEWDWLISRQRDSGIPFPVWYCSECDHEILAEKEDLPVDPLSDDPPVDTCPECGNDEFVPEEDVFDTWATSSLTPLINAGWDWDPDDGFTMDHPELYPFDLRPQGHDIISFWLFHTVIKCYEHTGEVPFDATMINGHVLDENREKMSKSRGNVVHPSEVLAEYPVDAVRFWAASAAVGDDFPFSEKDIVAGEKLLRKLWNASKLVDHLAPTDPDEPDDLEAIDRWLLAELDDAISDLTEHFEAYEFAKARDRLRTFFWNTFCDDYLEIAKTREESPSTQYALRTAHRTFLELWAPYLPHVTEEIWQAVYATEAEGLDSIHTREWPTVAGYEADLEAGETAMEVISALRRYKSERQLPLNAELESVAVFGAVEGFEEAIQNVMHVGELEVLEEQPEVTTEVASIDLEYATVGPEYGAKVGEIDAAIDDGEYELDEGAGVLRVAGEELEEAMFEVSLERTYSGAGEMLETESAVVVVE; via the coding sequence ATGAGCACGGATGCAGAACAAAAAGAAGAGAGCGGCCTCGAGGGCAGCTACGACCCCGAGGAAATCGAGCCCAAGTGGCAAGGGCGGTGGGTCGACGAGGCGGTCTACGCCTACGAGGGCGAGCCGGGACAGGACCCGAACACGACCTACGCGATCGATACGCCGCCGCCGACGGTCTCGGGCAGTCTGCACATGGGCCACCTCTACGGTCACACCTTGCAGGACTTCGCCGCGCGCTTCCAGCGGATGGCAAACGGCGACGTCCTCTTTCCATTCGGCTACGACGACAACGGGATCGCCAGCGAACGGCTGACCGAGAAGGAACTCGACATTCGTCACCAGGACTACGAACGCCGGGAGTTCCAGCAACGCTGCCGCGAAGTCTGTCAGGAGTACGAGGCGGAGTTCACGGAGAAGATGCAGTCGCTTGGCTGCTCGATCGACTGGAACTCGACGTACAAGACGATCGAGCCCCGGGTGCAGCGCATCTCCCAGCTGTCCTTTATCGACCTCTACGAGAAGGGCCGCGAGTACCGCAAGAAAGCCCCGGCGATCTGGTGTCCGGAGTGTGAGACGGCTATCTCGCAGGTCGAGATGGAGGATTTAGAGAAGGGATCGCACTTCAACGACATCGCGTTCGAAGTGGTCGGGGAGACGCCGCCGCGCGAGGAGTTCGTCATCTCGACGACCCGGCCGGAGTTGCTGCCGGCCTGTGTCTCGGTGTTCGTCCACCCCGACGACGAGGACAACCAGGATCTCGTCGGCGAGACCGCCCGGATTCCGATCTTCGGTCACGAGGTTCCGATCATCGAGGACGAGCGCGTCGACATGGAGAAGGGAACCGGCGTCGTGATGTGCTGTACCTTCGGTGACCAGAACGACATCGAGTGGTACCAGGCCCACGACCTGCCCCTCCGCGTCGCGATCGACGAGACCGCGACGATGACCGACCTCGCCGGCGACTACGAGGGACTGTCGACCGAGGAGGCCCGCGAAGCCATCGTCGAGGACTTAGACGAGGAAGGCTCCCTGCGTGACCGCCGAGACATCAACCACGTCGTCCAGGTCCACGAACGCTGTGACACCCCCGTCGAGTTCCGCGTCTCCAAACAGTGGTACGTCGAGGTCCTCGATCACAAAGACGAGTACCTCGAGGCCGGCCGCGAGATGGACTGGTACCCCGAGAAGATGTTCACCCGCTACCAACACTGGATCGAGGGACTCGAGTGGGACTGGCTCATCTCGCGTCAGCGCGACTCGGGCATCCCGTTCCCGGTCTGGTACTGTAGTGAGTGTGACCACGAGATCCTCGCGGAGAAAGAAGACCTCCCCGTGGACCCCCTCTCGGACGACCCGCCCGTGGACACCTGTCCCGAGTGTGGCAACGACGAGTTCGTCCCCGAAGAGGACGTCTTCGACACCTGGGCGACCTCCTCGCTTACCCCTCTCATCAACGCCGGCTGGGACTGGGATCCCGACGACGGGTTCACGATGGACCATCCGGAACTCTATCCGTTCGACCTGCGTCCCCAGGGCCACGACATCATCTCCTTCTGGCTGTTCCACACCGTCATCAAGTGCTACGAGCACACCGGCGAGGTGCCGTTCGACGCGACGATGATCAACGGCCACGTCCTCGACGAGAACCGAGAGAAGATGTCCAAGTCGCGGGGCAACGTCGTCCACCCGAGCGAGGTGCTCGCCGAGTACCCCGTCGACGCCGTGCGCTTCTGGGCCGCGAGCGCCGCCGTCGGCGACGACTTCCCGTTCTCCGAGAAGGACATCGTCGCCGGCGAGAAACTGCTGCGCAAACTCTGGAACGCCTCGAAGCTGGTCGATCACCTCGCGCCGACCGATCCCGACGAGCCCGACGACCTCGAGGCGATCGACCGCTGGCTGCTCGCGGAACTCGACGACGCGATTTCCGACCTCACGGAACACTTCGAGGCCTACGAGTTCGCGAAGGCTCGGGACCGACTGCGGACGTTCTTCTGGAACACGTTCTGTGACGACTACCTGGAGATCGCGAAGACCCGCGAGGAGAGTCCGTCGACCCAGTACGCGCTGCGGACGGCTCACCGGACGTTCCTCGAGCTGTGGGCGCCGTACTTACCCCACGTCACCGAGGAGATCTGGCAGGCGGTCTACGCGACCGAGGCCGAGGGGCTGGACAGCATCCACACCCGCGAGTGGCCCACGGTGGCCGGCTACGAGGCCGACCTCGAGGCCGGCGAGACGGCGATGGAGGTCATCTCCGCGCTGCGCCGATACAAGAGCGAGCGCCAGCTGCCGCTGAACGCCGAACTCGAGTCCGTCGCCGTCTTCGGCGCCGTCGAAGGCTTCGAGGAGGCGATCCAGAACGTGATGCACGTCGGCGAACTCGAGGTGCTCGAGGAACAGCCCGAGGTCACGACCGAGGTGGCCTCGATCGACCTCGAGTACGCGACGGTCGGCCCCGAGTACGGCGCGAAAGTCGGCGAGATCGACGCGGCGATCGACGACGGCGAGTACGAACTCGACGAGGGCGCGGGCGTGCTTCGGGTCGCCGGCGAGGAACTCGAGGAAGCCATGTTCGAGGTCTCCCTCGAGCGCACCTACTCGGGCGCGGGCGAGATGCTCGAGACCGAGTCGGCGGTCGTCGTCGTCGAGTGA
- a CDS encoding acetoacetate decarboxylase family protein, translating into MQPQSRKLSTGQEVALPLELAFAMGGAIFPASRRRLATALPDGLAPLAIAPGVAPVALVGIGYRRVGGSNADGRDGPDDRRGLEPYDEFGVIVPCTAGRPIAGVLEGDVGGFVHWLPVTTEASVALGELWGYPKEVADVTVTDGPTGIRAVVEVDGERVLRLDVPRGPRREREWTLHSYTTKNGEILRTRTEIEGEVAVRPGIGVSLEWGTGEVAAGLRRLGVRRLPLVRFAGLRVEARLFEGRAMR; encoded by the coding sequence ATGCAACCGCAGTCGAGGAAGCTCTCGACGGGCCAGGAGGTCGCGCTCCCGCTCGAGCTGGCGTTCGCGATGGGCGGGGCGATCTTCCCGGCCAGCCGCCGGCGACTGGCGACCGCCCTCCCCGACGGGCTCGCCCCGCTCGCGATCGCCCCCGGCGTCGCCCCCGTCGCGCTGGTCGGGATCGGCTACCGCCGCGTCGGCGGCTCGAACGCCGACGGACGCGACGGCCCGGACGACCGACGCGGCCTCGAGCCGTACGACGAGTTCGGCGTCATCGTGCCGTGTACCGCCGGGAGGCCGATCGCTGGCGTGCTCGAGGGCGACGTCGGCGGCTTCGTCCACTGGCTGCCGGTGACGACCGAGGCATCGGTCGCTCTGGGCGAGCTCTGGGGCTACCCGAAGGAGGTCGCCGACGTGACCGTCACCGACGGGCCGACCGGGATCAGGGCCGTCGTCGAGGTCGACGGCGAGCGCGTCCTCCGGCTCGACGTCCCGAGGGGGCCCCGGCGCGAGCGCGAGTGGACGCTGCACAGCTACACGACGAAGAACGGGGAGATCCTGCGGACCCGCACCGAAATCGAGGGGGAGGTGGCCGTTCGACCGGGGATCGGCGTCTCACTCGAGTGGGGAACCGGCGAGGTGGCGGCGGGCCTCCGGCGGCTCGGCGTTCGAAGACTGCCGCTCGTGCGGTTCGCCGGCTTGCGCGTCGAAGCGCGGCTGTTCGAGGGACGGGCGATGCGATAG
- a CDS encoding alpha/beta hydrolase has translation MTDVVIPGGRDVRGTLEEPDSDATPAAIVVACPPHPQHGGNRRDRRLRAVSEALTERGIACLRIDYGEWDEGYGEREDVRNAIRWADDRYDRVGVFGFSFGASQSILASATVDREVAAIAALAPTASLGSALKVVPALADLESGTPVQVLYGERDTTVDWEPVVERARALDGEVISCSADHFFVGQDAKVAREVGDFFGRTLG, from the coding sequence ATGACCGACGTGGTGATCCCCGGCGGCCGGGACGTCCGGGGAACGCTCGAGGAACCCGACTCGGACGCTACCCCGGCGGCGATCGTCGTCGCCTGCCCACCCCACCCCCAGCACGGCGGCAATCGCCGCGATCGCCGCCTGCGTGCGGTGAGCGAGGCGCTCACCGAACGTGGTATCGCCTGTCTCCGGATCGACTACGGTGAGTGGGACGAGGGCTACGGCGAGCGCGAGGACGTCCGGAACGCGATCCGGTGGGCCGACGACCGCTACGACCGCGTGGGCGTCTTCGGCTTCAGCTTCGGCGCCTCCCAGTCGATCCTCGCGAGCGCCACGGTCGACCGCGAGGTCGCCGCCATCGCCGCGCTCGCGCCGACCGCGAGCCTCGGATCGGCCCTCAAGGTCGTTCCCGCGCTCGCGGACCTCGAGTCTGGGACGCCGGTACAGGTGCTCTACGGCGAGCGCGACACGACCGTCGACTGGGAACCCGTCGTCGAGCGTGCGCGGGCGCTGGACGGCGAGGTGATTTCCTGTTCGGCGGACCACTTCTTCGTCGGTCAGGACGCGAAGGTCGCCCGGGAAGTCGGCGACTTCTTCGGTCGCACGCTCGGGTGA
- a CDS encoding nicotinate phosphoribosyltransferase, with product MDRPTFGHLTPELTPLFTDTYELRMMQAYYNQDHNPRATFSLFFRDLPPNRGYMVTAGLEQALHYVENISFDERAIEYLAEQGFDEAFLEHLADLEFTGEVRALPEGTPVFANEPMLEVTAPILQAQLLETAVINQIGYQTLIATKASRMRDVIDREGDDQGLVDFGSRRAHGTDAGIKAARAAYVGGFDATSNVAAGELFDLPISGTMAHSWVQSFEDERDAFETFVAEHGEDAILLIDTYDTVRGAEIARDVAEETGVDVRGVRLDSGDLAALSQAVAEVAPDLDQFISSGIDEYAIRDFFERDGVGVGFGPGTALVTSTDAPKIEAVYKLVAVERDGELKPTMKLSTGKVTYPGQKRVRRLEDGGAYAGDVVGLRGEELPGEEQLVTVVEDGERVVDLPDLEAIRERARERRHKLPYEHRRIEDPEPYEVTISDGLQAETEGLRERLEREVSG from the coding sequence ATGGATCGACCCACGTTCGGACACCTCACGCCTGAGCTCACGCCACTGTTCACCGACACGTACGAGCTGCGGATGATGCAGGCGTACTACAACCAGGATCACAACCCCCGGGCGACGTTCAGCCTGTTCTTTCGCGACCTGCCACCGAACCGCGGCTACATGGTGACTGCCGGCCTCGAGCAGGCGCTTCACTACGTCGAAAACATCTCCTTCGACGAGCGAGCGATCGAGTACCTCGCCGAGCAGGGCTTCGACGAGGCGTTTCTCGAGCACCTCGCCGACCTCGAGTTCACCGGCGAGGTGCGCGCGTTGCCCGAGGGGACGCCGGTGTTCGCGAACGAGCCGATGCTCGAGGTGACGGCGCCGATCCTGCAGGCACAGTTGCTCGAGACGGCGGTGATCAACCAGATCGGGTATCAGACGTTGATCGCGACGAAGGCGAGCCGGATGCGGGACGTGATCGACCGCGAGGGGGACGATCAGGGGCTGGTGGATTTCGGCTCGAGACGGGCCCACGGGACGGACGCGGGGATCAAGGCGGCGCGAGCGGCGTACGTCGGCGGCTTCGACGCAACGTCGAACGTCGCCGCCGGCGAGTTGTTCGACCTGCCAATCTCCGGGACGATGGCTCACTCGTGGGTCCAGAGCTTCGAGGACGAGCGCGACGCCTTCGAGACGTTCGTCGCCGAACACGGCGAGGACGCCATCTTGTTGATCGACACCTACGACACGGTTCGGGGCGCGGAGATCGCCAGGGACGTCGCCGAGGAGACCGGTGTGGACGTCCGCGGCGTCCGGCTCGACTCGGGGGATCTGGCCGCCCTCTCCCAGGCAGTCGCCGAGGTCGCCCCCGACCTCGATCAGTTCATCTCCTCGGGGATCGACGAGTACGCCATCAGGGACTTTTTCGAGCGCGACGGCGTGGGCGTCGGCTTCGGCCCGGGGACCGCGCTGGTCACGAGCACCGACGCGCCGAAGATCGAGGCCGTCTACAAGCTGGTGGCGGTCGAGCGCGACGGCGAACTGAAACCGACGATGAAACTCTCGACGGGTAAGGTGACCTACCCCGGCCAGAAGCGCGTCCGGCGACTCGAGGACGGCGGCGCGTACGCCGGCGACGTGGTCGGGCTCCGCGGGGAGGAACTGCCGGGCGAAGAACAGCTCGTGACCGTCGTCGAGGACGGTGAGCGCGTGGTCGACCTGCCCGATCTCGAGGCGATCCGCGAGCGGGCGCGAGAGCGGCGGCACAAACTCCCCTATGAACACCGCCGCATCGAAGATCCCGAGCCGTACGAGGTGACAATCAGCGACGGGTTGCAAGCGGAGACCGAGGGGCTCAGGGAGAGACTCGAGCGGGAGGTCAGCGGCTGA
- a CDS encoding SagB/ThcOx family dehydrogenase has protein sequence MGERPQVSAVEYHDRTKHSPKSVREGGHRLDFDNKPTPYKVYEDLPSRSLPDPLEPAEPALAAIAEPTPDGDPARAPDVEALTALCQYAAGITKELEVYGERREFRAAAATGALYHVDLHVVTGDLQGREGDGLEAGVYHFDPRSRSLDVLRRGDYRGVLAEASAYGSVADAPLSVVATSTWWRNAWKYQERTFRHAFWDSGTILANLLAVAHALELRAEVVTGFADEPVVELLGIDPEREAPLELVAVGAGEEAPEPPAVESIDPDTAPLSPTEQAFPLIHDAWAAGVLADGAAAEAWRRDRPEGPIGTRDPGDGERVPLEPVGRETASSRPLENTIVRRGSCREYDREPISFRQLSTVLDRAVRGVPMDVRGEHEETARTEEPPLSFVDPYLLVNAVEGLEPGAYHYHPAEGELERLRAGECRREAGHLALDQRLGLDAAVCVYFLTDLEAIVDALGDRGYRVAQLEAALTAGRLYLATYAHRTLGGTGLTFYDDVITDFFEPRAAGQTPMFLYTLGRPA, from the coding sequence ATGGGCGAGCGACCGCAGGTCTCCGCCGTCGAGTACCACGACCGGACGAAGCACAGCCCGAAGAGCGTCCGCGAGGGCGGCCACCGGCTCGACTTCGACAACAAGCCGACGCCCTACAAAGTGTACGAGGACCTTCCGAGCCGATCGCTGCCCGACCCCCTCGAGCCAGCGGAGCCCGCGCTCGCCGCGATCGCCGAGCCGACACCCGACGGCGACCCGGCTCGAGCGCCCGACGTCGAAGCCCTTACCGCCCTCTGTCAGTACGCCGCCGGGATCACGAAGGAACTCGAGGTGTACGGCGAACGTCGCGAGTTCCGCGCGGCGGCGGCCACCGGCGCGCTCTACCACGTCGACCTCCACGTCGTCACGGGCGATCTCCAGGGGCGCGAGGGGGACGGACTCGAGGCAGGCGTCTACCACTTCGATCCCCGCTCGCGCTCGCTCGACGTCCTGCGCCGGGGCGACTACCGCGGCGTCCTCGCCGAGGCGAGCGCGTACGGGTCCGTCGCCGACGCACCGCTGTCGGTCGTCGCGACGTCGACGTGGTGGCGCAACGCCTGGAAATACCAGGAACGGACGTTCCGCCACGCCTTCTGGGATTCCGGGACGATCCTGGCGAACCTCCTCGCCGTCGCCCACGCGCTCGAGCTGCGCGCCGAGGTCGTCACCGGCTTCGCCGACGAGCCCGTGGTCGAGCTCCTCGGAATCGACCCCGAACGCGAGGCGCCCCTCGAGCTGGTCGCGGTGGGGGCGGGCGAGGAGGCACCGGAGCCGCCAGCCGTCGAGTCGATCGACCCCGACACCGCCCCACTGTCGCCGACCGAGCAGGCGTTCCCGCTCATCCACGACGCGTGGGCGGCCGGGGTGCTCGCGGACGGGGCGGCCGCCGAGGCGTGGCGACGCGATCGTCCGGAGGGACCGATCGGCACCCGTGATCCCGGCGACGGCGAGCGCGTCCCGCTCGAGCCAGTCGGTCGGGAGACGGCCTCGAGCCGGCCGCTCGAGAACACGATCGTCAGGCGCGGCTCCTGTCGGGAGTACGACCGGGAGCCGATCAGTTTTCGGCAGCTGTCGACGGTCCTCGACCGGGCGGTTCGTGGCGTTCCGATGGACGTTCGTGGCGAGCACGAAGAGACGGCGAGGACCGAAGAGCCGCCGCTCTCATTCGTCGACCCCTACCTGCTCGTCAACGCCGTCGAGGGGCTCGAGCCGGGGGCCTACCACTACCACCCCGCCGAGGGCGAACTCGAGCGCCTCCGGGCGGGGGAGTGCCGTCGAGAGGCCGGACACCTCGCGCTCGACCAGCGACTCGGCCTCGACGCCGCCGTCTGCGTCTACTTCCTGACCGACCTCGAGGCGATCGTCGACGCCCTCGGCGACCGCGGCTATCGAGTGGCGCAACTCGAGGCCGCGCTGACCGCCGGTCGGCTCTACCTGGCGACGTACGCCCACCGGACGCTCGGGGGGACGGGGCTGACGTTCTACGACGACGTCATCACGGACTTTTTCGAGCCACGGGCGGCCGGACAGACGCCGATGTTCCTGTACACGCTGGGACGGCCGGCCTGA